GGTATGAGCATAAGCTACAAGTGTTCCCTGTTATGCAAGTAGTTGTAATAGCCTCAGGTCTTTAGATACTGATGTGGTGGTAAGCCTTAAGTTTGAGGCTTAGGCCTCTACTTTTTTGAATAAAAAAATGCCCAACTTAAGGTCCTATAACTTAAAGTTGGGCATTTATATTTTATAGCCATTGCCTTGCTATAGTTGCTCAATTTGTTCTTTGGTCAAATCAGTCACTTTTATAATATCTTTGATAGAAAAGCCTGCCTTTTTCATTTTTAAAGCAGTTTTGAGCATTCCTTTTTGTTCTCCCTCCTGTCTCCCTTTTTTCAATCCTTGTTGATAAAAGTCGTCTTTTTCGATGTCATACGTAATTAGTGATGCGTAATAAATTTTTTAACCTCGCAAAGGTGAGTAATTGGAAGATATATTTTTGTAACGTTGTTTTAGAGCCAATTAGTTCTTGCAAGCGCTCAATTATTTTTACTAAAATAACACGCGCTTCTTTATTTTCAAAATTACCCAAAATCGCCAAAATGATTTCTTCTGGGACGTCAGACTCCAGCAAGGGGCGGTAGTCAAGTGCTTGCATTTCAATGAGCTGATAACCACTAAAAACCTTGGCAGCAGGCAACTGACTACGCATTTTAGAGGGCTGTTGCCCCAAATAAATCACAAACTGACAAATGGGTAAATCATACTTTTCGCTAATCAGAGCATGGTAAAGCCGCATTCTTTCCAGCATTTTGAGGTGGTCGGTCGTTTGAAACTCCAAATGAACAATGAGTTCTTCGCCCTGAGTAGTGGTCACCTTTTGCAAAAAGTC
This window of the Microscilla marina ATCC 23134 genome carries:
- a CDS encoding RpnC/YadD family protein; amino-acid sequence: MAQEYDKIIKENIAAIFPRLSKRYLGIEVAKSEPIKGKLQRTIERETDFLQKVTTTQGEELIVHLEFQTTDHLKMLERMRLYHALISEKYDLPICQFVIYLGQQPSKMRSQLPAAKVFSGYQLIEMQALDYRPLLESDVPEEIILAILGNFENKEARVILVKIIERLQELIGSKTTLQKYIFQLLTFARLKNLLRITNYV